Proteins encoded in a region of the Saccharothrix ecbatanensis genome:
- a CDS encoding lysophospholipid acyltransferase family protein, with product MLYWLMKHIFLGPLLNLFFRPRIIEGAENIPKDGGAILASNHLAVSDSFFLPLKLSRRVTFPAKIEYFTGKGLKGALQRWFFYGVGQVPIDRSSASAAQGALDTGVRIVREGKLLGIYPEGTRSPDGRLYKGKVGVAWIALESGAPVIPIAMFGTDKANPIGSRMWKPYPIRIKIGKPLDFSRYAGLSGDRFVLRSITDEIMYALMELSGQEYVDVYATKAKEDQGAPRPAKAVDRLPETKAG from the coding sequence GTGCTCTACTGGTTGATGAAACACATCTTTCTCGGGCCGCTCCTGAACCTGTTCTTCCGACCCCGGATCATCGAGGGCGCGGAGAACATCCCGAAGGACGGTGGCGCGATCCTGGCGAGCAATCACCTCGCGGTCTCCGACTCGTTCTTCCTGCCGTTGAAGCTGTCCCGCCGGGTCACCTTCCCCGCCAAGATCGAGTACTTCACCGGCAAGGGCCTCAAGGGCGCGCTGCAACGCTGGTTCTTCTACGGCGTCGGCCAGGTCCCGATCGACCGGTCCAGCGCGTCGGCCGCCCAGGGCGCGCTCGACACCGGTGTGCGGATCGTGCGCGAGGGCAAGCTGCTGGGCATCTACCCCGAGGGCACCCGCTCACCCGACGGCCGGCTGTACAAGGGCAAGGTCGGCGTGGCCTGGATCGCGCTGGAGTCCGGCGCGCCCGTGATCCCGATCGCGATGTTCGGCACGGACAAGGCCAACCCCATCGGCTCGCGGATGTGGAAGCCGTACCCGATCCGGATCAAGATCGGCAAGCCGCTGGACTTCTCCCGGTACGCGGGCCTGTCCGGCGACCGGTTCGTGCTGCGGTCCATCACCGACGAGATCATGTACGCCCTGATGGAGCTGTCCGGCCAGGAGTACGTCGACGTGTACGCGACGAAGGCCAAGGAGGACCAGGGCGCGCCCCGACCCGCGAAAGCGGTCGATCGGCTGCCCGAGACGAAGGCGGGCTGA
- a CDS encoding polyadenylate-specific 3'-exoribonuclease AS, which translates to MRFFYDCEFIEDGVTIDLVSIGVVDEEGREFYAVSTEFDPAKAGPWVRANVLNQLPSPADKAWRSRERIRKDLLDFLGGAKANRDDIELWAWFAAYDHVALAQLWGPMPALPRCLPRFTRDLRQRWEDVGKPYLPPAPADAHDALADARHNLERWKVIETERLRKGFAVR; encoded by the coding sequence GTGCGGTTCTTCTACGACTGTGAGTTCATCGAAGACGGGGTGACGATCGACCTCGTCTCCATCGGAGTGGTCGACGAGGAAGGCCGCGAGTTCTACGCCGTGTCCACCGAGTTCGACCCGGCCAAGGCCGGTCCGTGGGTGCGCGCCAACGTGCTCAACCAGCTGCCGTCGCCCGCCGACAAGGCGTGGCGCAGCCGTGAGCGGATCCGGAAGGACCTGCTCGACTTCCTCGGCGGGGCCAAGGCCAACCGGGACGACATCGAGCTGTGGGCGTGGTTCGCCGCGTACGACCACGTGGCGTTGGCGCAGCTCTGGGGCCCGATGCCGGCCCTGCCGCGTTGCCTGCCCAGGTTCACCCGCGACCTGCGTCAACGCTGGGAGGACGTGGGCAAGCCCTACCTTCCGCCCGCTCCCGCCGACGCGCACGACGCGTTGGCCGACGCGCGGCACAACCTGGAACGGTGGAAGGTGATAGAGACCGAGCGGCTGCGCAAGGGTTTCGCGGTCCGGTAG